A window from Dermacentor albipictus isolate Rhodes 1998 colony chromosome 10, USDA_Dalb.pri_finalv2, whole genome shotgun sequence encodes these proteins:
- the LOC139050842 gene encoding uncharacterized protein, whose translation MIRRVTNRQRGLKEDDVLTLVQAFMTSHIVYVVPYLKLLKKYSYQLNVIRKATKMELDIPKHSSTDKLLGMVKHNIVEELIEAHLSNQRVLLNGQKNCSSLEVPVRGNAPQRDRFCKPSLTLPAKLQERRWCLCKPGYIRNAWEQCIEERECRNCLKRENMDFNQCSSACPVVCGKRVPTICTDQCVIGCACPPGYVRESLRSETCVPVSGCLPRCPRNSRFEICTSPCAPTCLDPRRSACKIQCHEGECVCLPRFSTGLVEGKQKCVPLNKSLRSAVEFVYATPLAAHVLR comes from the exons atgatcagaagagtcacaaacagacaaaggggattgaaggaggacgatgtactgacgctcgtccaggccttcaTGACGTCGCACATCGTTTACGTGGtgccgtacctcaagttactgaagAAATACAGTTACCAGTTAAACGTCATACGCAAGGCAACCAAGATGGAGCTGgacattccgaagcattcttcgaccgacaagcttcttgGCATGGTCAAGCACAACATCGTCGAAGagttaatagaagctcatctgtctaatcaaagagttcTACTCA ATGGCCAAAAAAACTGCAGCTCTTTGGAGGTGCCAGTGAGAGGCAACGCTCCTCAGAGGGACCGCTTCTGCAAACCTTCGCTCACGCTACCCGCTAAGCTGCAGGAGCGCCGCTGGTGCCTATGCAAACCGGGTTACATACGTAACGCCTGGGAACAATGCATCGAAGAAAGGGAATGCCGCAATTGCTTGAAGAGGGAAAACATGGACTTCAACCAGTGCTCGTCCGCGTGCCCCGTGGTCTGCGGAAAACGGGTCCCCACGATCTGCACGGATCAATGCGTGATTGGGTGCGCCTGCCCCCCTGGATACGTGCG AGAGTCCTTGCGGAGTGAGACCTGCGTTCCAGTCAGCGGGTGTCTTCCCCGCTGTCCACGCAATTCTCGCTTCGAGATATGCACATCACCTTGCGCACCTACATGCCTTGACCCTCGACGAAGTGCCTGCAAAATTCAGTGCCATGAAGGTGAATGCGTCTGCTTGCCCAGATTCT caactggcctggt cgaAGGAAAGCAAAAGTGTGTACCCTTGAACAAGT
- the LOC139050952 gene encoding zonadhesin-like has protein sequence MQLAAFTATCIVALFIYVDQATSTCTRPCTTCTTTCGPLEVPTPAGTRAQDHFCKPSVTCQNELNRLRVCVCKPGYLRNAWGHCIRKEDCCSCRRAANMDFNHCSSSCPKTCGVPENKDCSRLCVRGCACAPGYWRAYPHGPCVAPNQCPSGAPLPSPITCPGPHQVYTACSSPCPITCANLNSPPTSCPAVCGNQHCVCAPGYVALQLSPLTCVRIDECPGRERRCPGRNQRYTTCKSRCPATCAINRTRICLAECAGEGCVCRQGFVILQENPLICVRRKDCPVMGTPNKCPGPGEVFTTCKSRCPPTCWDTEPRSCTADCAGEGCACQEGFVQLQDRPLVCVRRDKCPAPPVTCSGAHQVYTPCKSRCPATCLNGGRSVCSNECAGQGCACRKGYFQLQAEPLVCVTEEVCAIMSQKQCSEENQVFTSCKPACPATCADHGVPRVCGNHCAGQGCVCKEGFVMLQEVPLKCVRRDQCTVAPQQCAEESQEYTTCKSRCPETCNEPGPRSCTRDCAGEGCVCKRGFVQLHEHPLICVRRDKCPARPEQCAGANQVYTSCKSSCPETCTEVGPRVCTANCVGQGCVCKEGYVELQANPLICVLREQCPSKPEQCVGANQVYTPCKSRCPRTCSDSGPRVCTRDCAGEGCVCKEGYVQLQENPLICVRSEQCPARPKQCTGANQVYTTCRSRCPATCADRGPRECGDGCAGQGCVCKKGYFQLQAKPLICVSHEICDAMAEQWCPGENQVYTSCKSSCPATCSGEETGLCPNKCAGKGCVCKKGFVQLQAEPLVCVRRDNCPASPKHCAGANQVYSPCKSQCPATCSDYGPRECGRECAGKGCVCKEGFLELQQKPLICVRRDQCPARPERCPGPNQVFTLCKSKCPENCSDKGPRVCSADCAGQGCVCRQGYVQLKAEPLVCVRRAECPEKPKQCKRANQEYTSCRPGCPATCSGKGPNTCSTECDGEGCACKKGFLQLQRRPLICVTEEICAVMAQQWCPGEHQVYTPCKSLCPETCADDDTPECADECGGQGCVCEEGYVQLQAQPLICVRRKECPARRKKCKRANQVYTTCRSRCPPTCSDKVPRACGADCAGDGCVCKPGYFRLQKKPLLCVTEETCDSSYQVCNGTNQMFSLCKSLCPETCSDDGPRYCSSKCGGHGCVCKDGYVQLKAEPLTCVRREQCPFKPKVCPVSNQVYTTCKSRCPATCTNKEPGTCTYECAGEGCVCKRGYVMLRETPLHCVRAAECPATPERCPGVNQVYSNCKTPCPLTCWDSKARACPAICAGVGCECKEGTVMLREKPLTCVKPRQCFDIANAANPDLIPTLSEAITNSSVGPGGLLFPEGPERPAQPNVPTTTAGVGPGGMAFPGEPAEQEPPPALPPLPALPTPRPSEVPGVPEGPTVPATPAPPSGPSPPEGPTIVPSMPPSPPVKPQAPAAPSIPIVPTQSMHPSVPAYTTPVGPAQPRYPSAGGFTVSRPSIPGAPVYSGATMYPAHTGGSYIPGVQVEPAVKALRTPYY, from the coding sequence GGCCTATCCGCATGGACCGTGCGTCGCCCCCAACCAGTGCCCCAGCGGTGCTCCGCTCCCAAGTCCAATCACTTGCCCTGGTCCCCACCAAGTGTACACAGCCTGTTCGTCACCGTGTCCCATTACTTGTGCTAACCTCAACAGCCCGCCTACGAGCTGTCCAGCGGTCTGCGGAAACCAGCACTGTGTTTGCGCGCCTGGATATGTTGCCCTACAGCTCAGCCCACTCACATGCGTTCGTATAGACGAGTGTCCCGGTCGCGAACGGCGATGTCCTGGCCGCAACCAGAGGTACACAACTTGTAAGTCACGCTGCCCCGCTACTTGTGCTATCAACCGTACCCGCATCTGCCTTGCAGAATGCGCAGGCGAAGGGTGCGTCTGCAGGCAAGGTTTTGTCATCTTGCAAGAGAATCCCCTCATTTGTGTGCGCCGAAAGGACTGCCCAGTCATGGGCACTCCAAACAAGTGCCCCGGCCCTGGAGAGGTATTTACGACTTGCAAATCCCGCTGTCCACCCACCTGCTGGGACACTGAGCCTAGAAGCTGCACTGCTGACTGTGCCGGCGAAGGTTGCGCGTGTCAGGAAGGCTTCGTGCAGTTGCAAGATAGACCATTGGTCTGCGTTCGGCGCGACAAATGCCCAGCTCCGCCAGTGACATGTTCCGGCGCACATCAGGTGTACACCCCTTGTAAGTCACGCTGCCCTGCCACGTGCTTGAACGGTGGACGTAGTGTATGTAGCAATGAATGCGCAGGCCAAGGATGTGCGTGCAGGAAAGGTTATTTCCAGCTACAAGCGGAACCACTTGTGTGCGTCACAGAGGAAGTGTGCGCCATCATGTCCCAGAAACAGTGTTCAGAAGAGAACCAGGTGTTCACGTCTTGCAAACCGGCCTGCCCTGCTACTTGCGCTGACCATGGCGTTCCTCGCGTCTGCGGCAATCATTGCGCAGGCCAAGGATGTGTCTGCAAGGAAGGATTCGTTATGTTACAAGAGGTGCCTCTGAAATGCGTCCGCCGCGATCAGTGCACGGTCGCGCCACAACAGTGTGCAGAGGAAAGCCAGGAGTACACGACTTGCAAATCGCGGTGTCCTGAAACGTGCAATGAACCTGGTCCCCGCTCCTGCACCAGGGATTGCGCAGGCGAAGGGTGTGTCTGCAAGCGAGGGTTTGTCCAGCTACACGAGCACCCGCTTATATGCGTCCGCCGCGACAAGTGCCCAGCGAGGCCAGAGCAGTGCGCGGGTGCCAACCAGGTATACACGTCTTGCAAATCTAGCTGCCCGGAAACTTGCACAGAAGTTGGTCCCCGTGTGTGTACAGCCAACTGTGTTGGCCAGGGATGCGTCTGCAAGGAAGGTTATGTCGAGCTACAAGCCAACCCACTTATTTGCGTTCTCCGCGAACAATGCCCGTCCAAGCCAGAGCAATGTGTGGGTGCTAACCAGGTGTACACACCTTGCAAATCGCGCTGCCCTCGAACATGCTCAGATAGTGGACCACGTGTGTGTACCCGTGATTGCGCAGGTGAAGGATGCGTCTGCAAGGAAGGGTATGTTCAACTACAGGAGAATCCGCTTATTTGCGTTCGCTCGGAACAGTGCCCGGCCAGACCAAAGCAGTGCACAGGTGCTAACCAGGTGTACACGACGTGCAGGTCACGCTGTCCCGCCACATGTGCGGACCGTGGTCCGCGTGAATGCGGTGACGGCTGCGCCGGCCAAGGGTGCGTCTGCAAAAAAGGGTATTTCCAGCTACAAGCCAAACCGCTTATCTGCGTCAGTCACGAAATTTGCGATGCTATGGCAGAGCAGTGGTGCCCCGGTGAGAACCAGGTATACACTTCATGCAAATCGAGCTGCCCTGCCACGTGTTCTGGTGAGGAAACTGGCTTATGCCCTAACAAATGTGCAGGTAAAGGATGTGTGTGCAAAAAAGGCTTCGTGCAATTACAAGCCGAGCCGCTGGTCTGCGTGCGGCGGGACAATTGCCCTGCAAGCCCAAAACACTGTGCAGGAGCAAACCAGGTGTACTCGCCTTGCAAGTCGCAGTGTCCTGCTACTTGCTCAGATTATGGTCCTCGCGAGTGCGGCCGTGAATGCGCGGGGAAAGGGTGCGTCTGCAAAGAAGGATTCCTCGAACTGCAACAGAAACCGCTGATTTGCGTGCGCCGCGACCAATGCCCCGCCAGGCCTGAACGTTGTCCAGGTCCTAACCAAGTGTTCACCTTATGCAAGTCTAAATGCCCTGAAAATTGTTCAGACAAGGGTCCTCGCGTCTGCAGCGCTGACTGTGCTGGCCAAGGATGCGTTTGCCGGCAAGGCTACGTGCAGTTAAAAGCTGAGCCATTGGTCTGTGTGCGGCGAGCCGAGTGCCCGGAGAAGCCAAAGCAGTGTAAACGCGCCAACCAAGAGTACACGTCGTGTAGACCGGGCTGCCCGGCCACTTGCTCAGGTAAAGGTCCTAACACTTGCAGTACTGAGTGCGATGGTGAAGGATGCGCTTGCAAGAAAGGCTTCTTGCAGCTGCAAAGGAGACCCCTTATATGCGTGACGGAAGAAATATGTGCCGTCATGGCGCAGCAGTGGTGTCCTGGCGAACATCAGGTGTACACGCCTTGCAAATCGCTCTGTCCTGAGACTTGTGCGGACGACGATACTCCCGAGTGCGCTGATGAGTGCGGAGGCCAAGGGTGTGTCTGCGAAGAAGGTTACGTCCAGTTACAAGCGCAACCACTCATCTGCGTCCGCAGGAAGGAATGCCCGGCCCGGCGAAAGAAGTgcaagcgagccaatcaggtgtACACGACTTGCCGATCCCGGTGTCCTCCCACATGTTCCGATAAAGTACCGCGGGCATGTGGGGCTGACTGCGCAGGCGACGGATGCGTTTGCAAACCAGGCTATTTTCGACTGCAAAAGAAACCTCTTCTGTGCGTTACTGAAGAAACCTGCGATAGCTCCTACCAGGTGTGCAATGGTACAAACCAGATGTTCTCGCTTTGCAAATCCCTCTGTCCTGAAACTTGCTCAGACGACGGTCCTCGCTATTGCAGCAGTAAATGTGGAGGCCATGGATGTGTGTGCAAGGACGGATACGTACAATTGAAGGCGGAGCCACTAACCTGCGTTCGCCGAGAGCAATGCCCGTTTAAGCCAAAGGTCTGCCCAGTTTCCAACCAGGTGTACACCACCTGTAAATCGCGCTGCCCGGCCACTTGCACGAACAAGGAACCTGGTACCTGCACGTACGAGTGTGCCGGAGAAGGATGTGTCTGTAAGAGAGGTTATGTCATGCTGCGAGAGACACCCCTTCACTGTGTCCGCGCGGCTGAATGTCCGGCCACGCCCGAACGTTGCCCTGGTGTTAACCAAGTGTACTCAAACTGCAAGACTCCGTGCCCTCTTACTTGCTGGGATTCCAAAGCTCGCGCCTGTCCAGCAATATGCGCCGGCGTAGGCTGTGAATGCAAGGAGGGAACGGTAATGTTGCGGGAGAAACCACTGACGTGCGTCAAGCCACGACAATGCTTTGACATTGCCAACGCCGCTAATCCCGACCTGATTCCAACACTGTCAGAGGCGATTACAAATTCGAGCGTGGGACCAGGTGGGCTACTTTTTCCCGAGGGCCCCGAAAGGCCCGCACAACCAAACGTGCCAACTACGACTGCAGGCGTGGGTCCGGGTGGCATGGCGTTTCCAGGAGAGCCAGCCGAGCAGGAGCCTCCACCGGCCTTGCCTCCTCTGCCTGCGTTGCCAACGCCACGCCCAAGTGAAGTGCCTGGTGTTCCAGAAGGTCCAACAGTTCCCGCTACGCCGGCTCCGCCAAGCGGGCCATCACCCCCCGAAGGCCCGACGATAGTCCCAAGTATGCCGCCAAGTCCACCTGTAAAACCCCAAGCACCCGCAGCCCCATCTATACCAATTGTGCCAACACAAAGCATGCATCCAAGCGTCCCGGCGTATACAACACCAGTGGGGCCGGCTCAACCACGATACCCTTCAGCGGGTGGATTCACAGTCTCAAGACCAAGTATACCAGGTGCACCAGTATATTCAGGAGCCACCATGTATCCCGCTCATACAGGTGGTTCATACATACCGGGTGTCCAAGTTGAACCCGCTGTGAAGGCTTTGAGGACACCTTACTACTAA